From a region of the Rhodococcus sp. 4CII genome:
- a CDS encoding toxin-antitoxin system HicB family antitoxin yields MDLTPYVDSLRRELAVAAEAGGEESRALAERLTAPLESGVRLALLDALSAAANEITRDLAPGSVDLRLRGREPSFVVTVAPIEPSRDEAPAAADVAPIRSPEPDDGAMTRINLRLPQDLKDRVEEAARDAGLSVNAWLVRSAASALEPGGASRRSERRAPQGSDDFTGWVR; encoded by the coding sequence ATGGATCTCACACCGTATGTCGATTCCCTCCGCCGCGAGCTTGCGGTAGCCGCCGAGGCCGGGGGAGAGGAAAGCCGCGCCCTGGCCGAGAGGCTCACCGCACCATTGGAATCCGGCGTTCGGCTCGCGCTCCTGGACGCGCTGTCTGCCGCGGCGAACGAAATCACCCGTGACCTGGCCCCAGGTTCGGTCGACCTCCGTCTCCGAGGTCGTGAACCCAGCTTCGTCGTCACCGTCGCCCCCATCGAGCCCTCGCGCGACGAGGCACCGGCGGCCGCTGACGTCGCTCCGATCCGGTCGCCCGAACCGGACGACGGTGCGATGACCCGAATCAATCTCCGTCTCCCGCAAGACCTCAAGGATCGCGTCGAAGAGGCCGCCCGGGACGCCGGGCTGTCCGTGAACGCATGGCTGGTGCGGTCTGCTGCCTCGGCGTTGGAACCGGGCGGCGCGAGCCGTCGTTCCGAACGGCGCGCGCCCCAGGGCAGCGACGACTTCACCGGCTGGGTGCGCTAG
- a CDS encoding DUF4097 family beta strand repeat-containing protein: protein MPTFSTPAPISATIELVVGDARITASDRDDTVVDVRPSDDSREPDVRAAEQTRIEYDAGRLLVKTPKQRGLGLFGKTGSVDVTIALPTGSQLECDASVSTLRVVGRVGACRVKTSAGDIQLGQTGPLDVHTGAGGVVVEHVSGNADVSTGSGKIRLGGIDGSAVVKNSNGDDWIGAVAGSLRVKTANGDISVDDARADLAAATANGDIRIGQVVQGAASLETACGRIEIGIRPGTAARLDAHTSFGKVHNRMNSVGSPESTDERVDVRARTSFGDIVIHRADVQQSTSRKAE from the coding sequence ATGCCCACTTTCAGCACCCCGGCGCCGATATCGGCCACGATCGAACTCGTGGTCGGTGACGCCCGGATCACCGCGAGCGACCGGGACGACACCGTCGTCGACGTGCGCCCCAGCGACGACTCTCGCGAACCGGACGTCCGGGCGGCCGAGCAGACCCGCATCGAATACGACGCCGGCAGATTACTGGTCAAGACGCCGAAGCAGCGGGGTCTCGGACTGTTCGGCAAGACCGGTTCGGTCGACGTGACCATCGCGCTGCCGACCGGCTCCCAGCTCGAGTGCGACGCGTCGGTCTCGACGCTCCGCGTCGTCGGCCGGGTCGGAGCCTGCCGTGTGAAGACGTCGGCAGGCGACATCCAGCTCGGCCAGACCGGTCCACTCGACGTGCACACGGGCGCCGGCGGCGTCGTGGTGGAACACGTCTCGGGGAACGCGGACGTGAGCACCGGGTCGGGGAAGATCCGCCTCGGCGGGATCGACGGCAGTGCGGTGGTCAAGAACTCGAACGGCGACGACTGGATCGGCGCGGTGGCCGGCAGCCTTCGAGTGAAGACGGCGAACGGAGACATCTCCGTCGACGACGCCCGCGCCGACCTGGCCGCTGCGACCGCGAACGGCGACATCCGGATCGGACAGGTGGTGCAGGGCGCCGCTTCGCTCGAGACCGCGTGCGGCCGAATCGAGATCGGCATCCGCCCCGGCACCGCCGCCCGGCTCGACGCACACACTTCCTTCGGGAAGGTTCACAACCGCATGAACTCCGTCGGCAGCCCCGAATCGACCGACGAAAGGGTCGACGTGCGGGCCCGTACCAGCTTCGGCGACATCGTGATTCACCGCGCCGACGTCCAGCAGTCGACCAGTCGAAAGGCAGAGTGA
- a CDS encoding ATP-binding cassette domain-containing protein — MTASITTRSAITATGLRKSYGDRLVLDGVDLDIAEGTIFSLLGPNGAGKTTTVQILSTLIEPDGGDVRIGGHDLIRESDAVRATIGVTGQFSAVDSLLTGRENLILMADLHHLGRSAGRKRATELLAQFDLVEAAAKPAGSYSGGMRRRLDLAMTLVGEPRIIFLDEPTTGLDPRSRRTMWQIIRKLVADGVTIFLTTQYLEEADQLADRIAVLDGGKLVAEGTPEQLKRLVPGGHISLQLAGTEELAAASRVLGDVTRNDESLTLQVPSDGSVQSLRSVLDRLDYAAIQVENLSVHTPDLDDVFLALTERTEPRKESLR; from the coding sequence ATGACAGCATCGATCACCACCCGATCAGCGATTACGGCCACGGGGTTGCGAAAGTCCTACGGCGACAGGCTCGTGCTCGACGGTGTCGACCTCGACATCGCCGAGGGAACGATCTTCTCCCTCCTCGGACCCAATGGCGCAGGCAAGACCACCACCGTCCAGATTCTGTCCACCCTCATCGAGCCCGACGGCGGTGACGTGCGAATCGGCGGGCACGACCTCATCCGCGAGTCCGATGCGGTGCGTGCCACGATCGGTGTCACCGGCCAGTTCTCCGCGGTGGACAGCCTCCTCACAGGCCGCGAGAACCTGATCCTGATGGCGGATCTGCACCATCTGGGACGCAGTGCCGGTCGCAAGCGGGCCACAGAGCTGCTCGCGCAGTTCGATCTCGTCGAGGCGGCCGCGAAGCCTGCCGGAAGCTACTCCGGCGGCATGCGCCGACGGCTCGACCTCGCGATGACGCTCGTCGGTGAGCCACGGATCATCTTCCTCGACGAGCCGACGACGGGTCTCGATCCGCGAAGCCGGCGCACCATGTGGCAGATCATCCGGAAACTCGTCGCCGACGGCGTCACGATCTTCCTCACCACGCAGTATCTGGAAGAAGCCGACCAGCTCGCCGACCGCATCGCGGTGCTCGACGGCGGCAAGCTGGTCGCGGAGGGCACTCCCGAACAACTCAAGCGACTCGTTCCGGGTGGTCACATCTCACTGCAACTGGCCGGGACGGAGGAACTCGCCGCCGCATCCCGAGTTCTCGGCGACGTGACCCGGAACGACGAATCGCTCACTCTCCAGGTCCCCAGCGACGGCAGCGTGCAGTCGTTGCGATCGGTCCTCGATCGGCTCGACTACGCCGCGATCCAGGTCGAGAACCTCTCCGTCCACACGCCAGATCTCGACGACGTCTTCCTCGCGCTCACCGAGCGCACCGAACCCCGGAAAGAGAGCCTGCGATGA